The genomic region CTGGCCATGCCAGGCGGCGCCGGCTTCGGCACGGCGCGTCTCGACCTCTTCTTCGCCCTGATCGCCTTGCTCGGCCTCCTCGCCGATGCCTTCCCAGCCGGGTCCCAGCTCATCCATATAATCCGCGTTCCTATTTCTGCACCGGGTCGGCCAAGCGCCTGCCCCAAGGGATCATGAGTGAAAAAACGCTGGAGCTCCGGGGCTCCATGCAAGCGCCGGCCCAGGGCTCCCTGCGCTCGACGCGCGGCTCCAAGGCCGCCTGGCTGATTGGCGCCATCGCCATCGCACTGGCCGGCTGCTCCACCGACCCGAAGGATGACCCGAACTCGCAGGCCAGCCTCGACAAATTGTATTCAGAGGCCAAGTCCGATCTGGAAGGCGGCGCCTACGACCGCGCGATCAAGTCGCTGGAAAAGGTCGAGGGCCGCGCCGCCGGCACGCTGATGGCCCAGCAAGCGCAGCTGGACCTGGCCTGGGCCAACTACAAGAGTGGTGAACGCGCCGCGGCGATCACGGCCCTGGACCGCTTCATCAAGCTGAACCCGTCGAGCCCGGCCATCGACTACGCCCTCTACATGAAGGGCATTGTGAACTTCAACGAGGACCTGGGCCTGTTCGGCCGCCTGGCCAGCCAGGACGTCGCCGAGCGCGATCAGCAAGCCTCGCGTGATGCGCTGCTGGCCTTCCGCCAGCTGGTCGACCAGTACCCCTCCTCGCGCTATGCCGAGGACGCCAAGGTCCGCATCGACTTCATCACCAACACGCTGGCCACCTATGAGGTCCACGTGTCGCGCTACTACTTCAACCGCAATGCCTTTGTTGCCGCAGCCAACCGCGCGCAGAACGCAGTGCTGGAGTTCCCGCGTGCCCCGGCCGTCGAGGAAGCGCTGTACCTGATGATGCAGAGCTACGAGAAGCTGGGCCTGAAGCCGCTGCGCGATGACGCCGAGCGGGTGCTGACCAAGAGCTTCCCGCAGAGCAAGTTCCTGGTGCAGAACCAGGCCGAGCAGCAGAAGAAATCCTGGTGGAAGTTCTGGTGATTCCGGCCTGAGGCCTGTCGCCCCGCAAGAAGCGCGTGCCGGTCACGCGCTTTTTTCTTTCTAGAGAGGCAGTTCGTGATCGGCCGCCAGCTCGGCCAGCCAATCGAGGGCTTCCTGCTCATGCTCCAGCCGGGTCATGGGCGGCAGGGCCTCGCGCAGCCGCCGGCCGTAGTTCATGCCGGCCATGCGCGGGTCGCAGACTACCAGCAGGCCGCGGTCGCCCTCGCTGCGGATCAGGCGGCCGCCGCCCTGCTTCAGGGCAATCGCCGTCTCGGCGATGAAGTACTCGGCGAACGCGTTCCGCCCCGCGGCTTCCAGCCGCTGCACCCGGGCCTCGACCAAGGGATCGTTGGGCGGCGGGAACGGCAGCTTGTCGATCAGCACGCATTGGAGTGAATCACCGGGCACGTCTATGCCCTCCCAGAAGCTGGCCGAGCCGACCAGCACGGCGCGCGGATCGGCCATGAACTGGGCCAGCAGCACCCGCTTCGTGGCCGTGCCCTGCTGAAGCACGCGGATGGTGTCGCCGCCCTGTTCGAAGTCTTCGCGTAGCGCGTCACCTATCGCCTGCAAGGCCCGCAGCGTGGTGGTGAGCACAAAGGTCCGGCCGCCCAACGAGCGGGCACAGCGCGCGGCCAGCGCCGCGACCTCGCTTGGATGATCAGGCTCGGCCGGCTTGGGAAAGCGGCGCGGAATGTAGAGCCGCGCATGCTCTGGATAGTCGAAGGGGCTGCCGACCCTGAGGACGATGGCGTCGTCCAGGCCGGCCGGTTCGGTGAACCAACTCAGCCGCTCGTCCTCGCCCAGCGTGGCCGAGGTGAAGACCCAGGCCTTGGGCGGCCCGGCCAGCTGTTCCTGCATGGCCTGGCGGATGTCCAGCGGCGACTCGACCAGGCGCGCCTGCTGCGGACTCAGGTCTATCCAGCGGACCGCGCCGTCGGCAGGCTCGCCAGCGAAAGTCGCGGCCAGCGACTCCAGCTGCTCGGCCCGCTCGTGCAGGCGCTGGGAGTCGGGCGACATCTCCATCACCGTGGCCAGGGTCTCGCGGGCCAGGGTAGCGGCTTCGGCCACGCTGCTCAGGGCCTCGGCGAAGCCGGGCCGCTCCGCCCTCTCCTTCCAGGCCAGCTTGAGCAGGCCCCGCACTTCCTTCATCGGGCCAGCACAGGCCAGGCGCAGCTCGCGGGCCGCCAGTTCCAGCCGCGACTGCAGCCCTTGCCAGTCCTGCAGGCCGCGTGCATGGGCCAGGCCCTGGGCCAGCACGTCGCGGGCAAAGTCGATCAGTTGGCCTGTGCCCAGCAGGGTGCCTAGGAACTGCACGCCCACTTCGGCCAGCTGGTGGGCCTCGTCAAACACCGCCAGCTCGACCGAGGGCAGCAGCTCGGCCACGCCGCTTTCTCGCAAGGCCAGATCGGCAAAGAACAGATGGTGGTTGACCACCACCACGTCAGCCTCCATGGCCTCTCGCCGCGCCTTGACCACGTGGCAGTCGCGGTAGTCCGGGCATTCCGTGCCCAGGCAGTTGTCGCGGTTGGAGCTGACGATGGGGATGATGGGAGAACGCTCGTCCAGGCCCTCCAGCTCGGCGAAGTCACCGCTGTGGGTCTGCTGGGCCCAGCGCTCCACGCGGGCCAGCATCATCACGGCGCGGCGGTCCGGCAGCTCTGCGCTTTGCCTTGCCTGCTTCATGCGGTGCAGGCAGAGGTAGCTGCCGCGTCCCTTGAGCAAGGCGGTGCGCACCGGCACATGCAAGGCTTCGCAAAGCCGCGGCAGGTCGCGCAGGAAAAGCTGGTCCTGCAGGCTCTTGGTCGCGGTGCTGATCAGCGCCCGGCTGCCCGACAAAAGCGCGGGCACAAGGTAAGCGAATGTTTTGCCGACGCCGGTGCCGGCCTCGACCACCAGGGTCTGGCGGCGCGCCACGGCGCGGGCCACGGCCTGGGTCATCTGCAGCTGGGGCTCGCGCGGCGAATAGCCGGCATCGGCCCGGGCCAGCGGGCCGCCGGCGTCGAAGGCCGCGGCCACCCATTGCTCCAGCTCGCTGGGCGGGTCCTCGCCGGCGCTGACGGGGGACTCGGCGTTCAAGTCAGGCAGGTTCCTGGGGATCGCAGACCTGCTCCAGGCGGGCGATCTGGTCGCGCAGCGCCAGGCGGCGCTTCTTCAACCTTTGCAGGGCCAGTTCGTCCAGCGGCGACTGTTCGACCAGACGGTCGATCATGCCGTCGAGGTCGGCATGTTCAATGCGCAACTCGATCAAACGGCGCGACAGCGAGTGAAGTTGTTCGTCCATGGCGGCTAGCGGCGCGATTATAGTTTTGACCCAACCCACGATTCGGATTTTTCCGGCCTACCGCATGACACGTCCCGCCCCCGGCTTCAGGCTCAATGCCGCCACCGGCACCCACCGCGGCGACCGGCTCTACCAGCAGGACCAGGTCGAGGTCATCAGCCATCCGCGCAATGCCGGCTGGATGCTCTCGGTGCTGGCCGATGGCATGGGCGGCAAGAGCGGCGGACGCAAGGCGGCCGACCAGGTGGTGATGACCGCCCACCAGCTGTTCGAGCGCTTCTCGCCGGAGGAAGAAAACCCGGCCGAGCTGCTGCGCCAGCTGGTCTCCGAGGCCCATCTGATGATCAAGCTGACGGCCATCTCCACCGAGGAGGAGCCGCACAGCACCATCGCCGCCTTCCTGGTCACGCCGGACCGGCGCTGCTACTGGATCCATACCGGCGACTCGCGGATCTACCATTTCCGCGGCCCCAACATGATCAAGCGCAGCTTCGACCACTCCTATGTGCAGCGCCTGGTCGACGAGGGCCAGATCACCGAGGACGAGGCGATCAGCCATCCGCAGTCCAACCTGCTGACCGGCTGCCTGGGCACGGTGCAGGACCCGACGCCCAGCGAAGACCAGATCGAGAAGCTGGAGATCGGCGACAGCCTGCTCTCCTGCAGCGACGGCCTCTGGCACTACTACAACGACCGCGAGCTCGGCACCGTGGTGCACAGCCTGCCACCGCGCGAGGCGGCCGAGTTGCTGATCAGCAAGGCGCGTCAGCGCGCCAAGGGCAGCGGCGACAACCTTTCGATGAGCTTGATCCGCCTAGACGCCATCGCCTAACGGCTGGCCGGTTGCGCCGGCAGCGCGGCTATCGAAGCCGCGGTCGGCACAGGCAGCGGCACGCCCTTCTTGCCATCGCGGCGCGCGTTGCGCTGC from Pelomonas sp. SE-A7 harbors:
- a CDS encoding YdcH family protein; amino-acid sequence: MDEQLHSLSRRLIELRIEHADLDGMIDRLVEQSPLDELALQRLKKRRLALRDQIARLEQVCDPQEPA
- a CDS encoding ATP-dependent DNA helicase, producing the protein MTQAVARAVARRQTLVVEAGTGVGKTFAYLVPALLSGSRALISTATKSLQDQLFLRDLPRLCEALHVPVRTALLKGRGSYLCLHRMKQARQSAELPDRRAVMMLARVERWAQQTHSGDFAELEGLDERSPIIPIVSSNRDNCLGTECPDYRDCHVVKARREAMEADVVVVNHHLFFADLALRESGVAELLPSVELAVFDEAHQLAEVGVQFLGTLLGTGQLIDFARDVLAQGLAHARGLQDWQGLQSRLELAARELRLACAGPMKEVRGLLKLAWKERAERPGFAEALSSVAEAATLARETLATVMEMSPDSQRLHERAEQLESLAATFAGEPADGAVRWIDLSPQQARLVESPLDIRQAMQEQLAGPPKAWVFTSATLGEDERLSWFTEPAGLDDAIVLRVGSPFDYPEHARLYIPRRFPKPAEPDHPSEVAALAARCARSLGGRTFVLTTTLRALQAIGDALREDFEQGGDTIRVLQQGTATKRVLLAQFMADPRAVLVGSASFWEGIDVPGDSLQCVLIDKLPFPPPNDPLVEARVQRLEAAGRNAFAEYFIAETAIALKQGGGRLIRSEGDRGLLVVCDPRMAGMNYGRRLREALPPMTRLEHEQEALDWLAELAADHELPL
- a CDS encoding outer membrane protein assembly factor BamD, with translation MQAPAQGSLRSTRGSKAAWLIGAIAIALAGCSTDPKDDPNSQASLDKLYSEAKSDLEGGAYDRAIKSLEKVEGRAAGTLMAQQAQLDLAWANYKSGERAAAITALDRFIKLNPSSPAIDYALYMKGIVNFNEDLGLFGRLASQDVAERDQQASRDALLAFRQLVDQYPSSRYAEDAKVRIDFITNTLATYEVHVSRYYFNRNAFVAAANRAQNAVLEFPRAPAVEEALYLMMQSYEKLGLKPLRDDAERVLTKSFPQSKFLVQNQAEQQKKSWWKFW
- a CDS encoding protein phosphatase 2C domain-containing protein, with amino-acid sequence MTRPAPGFRLNAATGTHRGDRLYQQDQVEVISHPRNAGWMLSVLADGMGGKSGGRKAADQVVMTAHQLFERFSPEEENPAELLRQLVSEAHLMIKLTAISTEEEPHSTIAAFLVTPDRRCYWIHTGDSRIYHFRGPNMIKRSFDHSYVQRLVDEGQITEDEAISHPQSNLLTGCLGTVQDPTPSEDQIEKLEIGDSLLSCSDGLWHYYNDRELGTVVHSLPPREAAELLISKARQRAKGSGDNLSMSLIRLDAIA